In the genome of Dermacentor silvarum isolate Dsil-2018 chromosome 1, BIME_Dsil_1.4, whole genome shotgun sequence, one region contains:
- the LOC119445824 gene encoding E3 SUMO-protein ligase PIAS4-A encodes MFPWQPFYRFLRQLPLKTISSSKVHDHHVYHGTYSIQSQNEGTSTLLLVCFAPVANSSSLGDSSADISINCKPFHNVPLTMVNVSPFLDPTSENLLFVRYTAIPTQEAVRIIEAEKVAEVEMLLSLEECAPYTIRREDTQALVKANFAEADETVVENLQVSLVCPLAKRKIRVPCRGLRCKHVQCFDAYGYLAVNEGTLNPSWRCPVCNDQVLLGDIGVELFMLDVLLNADDQCSAVVILPDGSWAPAADYDDHSVIIIEDSPVKDTGRTLCDQSIIDLTVDSD; translated from the exons ATGTTTCCGTGGCAACCTTTCTACCGTTTTTTACGGCAATTGCCACTTAAGACCATTTCGTCGAGCAAGGTCCACGACCATCATGTCTACCACGGGACGTACTCGATACAAAGCCAAAATGAAGGCACTTCGACGCTGCTGCTCGTCTGCTTTGCTCCGGTAGCTAACAGCTCCTCTCTGGGCGATAGCTCGGCCGACATATCTATAAACTGCAAGCCATTCCACAACGTGCCATTGACAATGGTCAACGTTTCGCCGTTTCTCGACCCCACTTCAGAGAATCTCTTGTTCGTTCGGTACACGGCCATCCCAACGCAGGAGGCGGTGCGCATAATTGAAGCTGAGAAAGTGGCTGAGGTTGAGATGCTGCTCTCGTTAGAAGAGTGCGCACCGTACACCATCAGACGGGAGGACACGCAAGCACTTGTGAAAGCCAACTTCGCCGAAGCAGACGAGACCGTCGTTGAGAACTTGCAG GTGTCTCTGGTGTGCCCACTAGCCAAGAGGAAGATTCGGGTCCCGTGCCGTGGCCTCCGCTGCAAGCACGTGCAATGCTTCGATGCCTACGGCTACCTTGCCGTCAATGAAGGTACCCTGAATCCATCCTGGCGCTGCCCCGTCTGCAACGACCAGGTCCTTCTCGGGGATATTGGCGTCGAACTATTCATGCTGGATGTCCTTCTAAATGCTGATGACCAGTGCAGCGCTGTGGTCATTCTACCTGACGGCAGCTGGGCGCCGGCAGCAGACTACGACGACCACAGTGTCATCATAATTGAAGACAGTCCGGTCAAGGACACCGGAAGAACGCTATGCGATCAGTCCATCATTGACTTGACGGTCGATTCGGACTAG